Proteins from one Bos taurus isolate L1 Dominette 01449 registration number 42190680 breed Hereford chromosome 7, ARS-UCD2.0, whole genome shotgun sequence genomic window:
- the LOC518124 gene encoding uncharacterized protein, which produces MSGRGKSSKGLGKGGAKRHHKVLRDNIQGITKPAIRRLPRHGGMKRVSGIIYEETRGVLKVFLENVIWDVGTYTEHARLRAGIREVPCMQVASLNLSSV; this is translated from the coding sequence ATGTCTGGACGTGGCAAAAGCAGCAAGGGTCTGGGGAAAGGCGGCGCTAAGCGCCACCACAAGGTTCTACGTGACAACATCCAGGGCATCACTAAACCTGCTATCCGCCGCCTGCCTCGTCATGGTGGTATGAAGCGCGTCTCCGGGATCATCTACGAAGAGACCCGTGGGGTCCTGAAAGTGTTTCTGGAGAACGTGATCTGGGACGTGGGCACCTACACCGAGCATGCCCGACTGAGAGCTGGCATCAGGGAAGTGCCCTGCATGCAGGTGGCTTCGTTGAACTTGAGTTCTGTATGA